The following nucleotide sequence is from Odocoileus virginianus isolate 20LAN1187 ecotype Illinois chromosome 18, Ovbor_1.2, whole genome shotgun sequence.
TCTTCAAGTATACTTTTTCCTTGAAGCCCAGAATTATCTTTCAGTAGAAAAAACTTTATTTCCAGTGTCTTTATGAAGCTGTCCGTTAGGTCTGCCATATGAATAACTTATAGTATTGCAATCCATAAAAATCtccctttttgttgttttgtatgCATCATACATGTTAAGAGTCTAAGgatcctctgtcactttcatcatctGGAATTGGGATTTTGTTTACTTTGAATCTAAGCAATCTACACAGAAAATGCATATCCTTTTatcattcaaattattttattttctagctcAGCTGGACTTATAGTTAGCATCAAACATTTCATCTTTACAAAATGTTGAGTTTATAGGATCAAATTAGCCTTTTGGTCACACTAAGTTGAACACTTTGAAAGCATACTCATCATGGATCACTCTGAAATATATGAGATCTCAGCATTCTAAGTGAGGcacaaaagtatttattaaaggTACTGCTAGGAAACtgggaaaataagaataaaaatctgTCCATTTGAAATGTATGATTTCAAACTATAAATGAATACAGTTTGTCAGCTGGATGTTTACAATAATGTCTTTCCTTTAGATTACCTGAATTACAAAagcaagcacttttttttttccgttaAAACAATTATATACTAGTAAAAACTGTCATGATAGTATTAATGTGGAGaaattttcattatgaaatttAGGGATAAATTACTGCCCATGGTCTGTGTATTTAATATTGTAAGCAGCAGCCATTAGTATAATTCCAGATTAGTATCCATTTTGTTCCCTGATAGCTATAGCTAAAACAGTATATGCTGCTTTAAATTTCTACCTCTAGCAGATCTTTTTTGGAGGgagttttcctttgtattttttaatgtttattaccCTGTTTTCCAGTAGCTTGATAAATAGATGACTAATTTAATGTGTTTTAACCTTTTCTTGGAGAAAAGGGagtaatattgaatattttcataGATGGTTGTGATGACATTAAGTGACCTCTGTGgcaattttaattaaatagacTTAATCTCAATAATGTGCTGGTAACATAAATGTCATGTTTTCATAGGAAAACTTATTTATAAATCTTTACACCTTTATTTTCAGTTAGGTGAGGGGAGTCCTGGTGTGATTTGGCATCTTACCAGTAGGATCTTTTCTACATACACTACAGGAGTGCCTGTGGCCTTTATGTCCATGATGCAATAAAGGATTCCATTAAGTTGATTTGTCAAGTTATAGACACCTGTATGTAACCTACTGAATGTTTCTGAAAaactatttctctttattttgtgttCCTGAGTACTTGGCAGATGTTCATTTAGTGGGAATTCTTACCtaccacatggatgaacttgAAATTAATtgcaagggaaaaacaaacttattttcttttaaagaaagaaacttaaaaggagcataaatatttctaaaaagctATTGAAAGGAATGCATGCTGTTTGTAATGTAGAAATGCTTTTTATTCACTGATAAGTATTCACTTTTTTACAGCTTGTATCAaatgattttggttttctcataAAGGGAAAAACAGGTTGACACCAGTGGGTTGGTattattccttaaaatttttgCTATCAGGTTTTATCCTTTAATAATGTTATTTGTACTTCTGAATTACAGCTTTTAGTTAATTATGAAATCAGTTATTTCATTTCTTGATTTCTCTGTATTATGAAcgctgtttttaaaatatactacacAAATTTGCAtccctttttttctctcataGCTTTTGTAGTTAATACATTCTAAACTTGAAAATTGTGGTATCAATCAATAATAGAGGTGTCACTGGAggatttaattttgtattatgtGTATAAATAGCTACTAAAATGTGTAAGCcttaaagtttaaaacatttttcttaaataactatactcagatttttcatttattttcataaagtgGGAGGAGATAGGTCATTGtgcttgcttttgtttctttttttatttccataatctGAAGCAGTACAGGCTAGGGTATGTTAATCAAGTGAGCAAGATGAGATATGTAAAATATGAAGAGAAGCTGTATAAATCACAGTATAAAATTATTAAGTTTGGGAACTGTAAAATGTACTGTATTTATATGTAACTCACTCGAAAAGTTGCCACAAAGGCTGACTTGGAAGCTTCATGTCTGCATGAAATTTCctatatttttaatgtgtatgatggacttaatttttcttgaatattaAAATCTGACAATTGCTATGAAATTGTATTTGCTTGCTTGTTTCCATCTAACATCGGATAACCATAGATATGGGAATTTTAATTAATTGAGAACAATGTATTTAGACCCTGGAATTAGCCTTTTATATGCTTCTAGAAAGTCATTATGATTAGTTGAACTCTGAGTATGCTAGGCCTTGTACTAATTAAACTTGGTCTTTGGTTTTGTTATATAATCAAACAAGAATTGAAGAAAATTCCAGCACCAGCCATTAGTATGATGAGTGCTGAACTGGCACTTAGATACTTCTCCTGAATTATTatttgtgatcttgggcaaagcattctgagtttgtttcctcatctatgaaagaGGATTGATATCCAGTTCAATGGTTTTTATGAGGTCCTCTGtactatatgtgaaatattaatattatataggCATACCTccttttattgcactttgcaaatagtgcttttttttttttttttacaaactgaagtttTGTGACAACCCTTGTGTCTAGCAAGTCTGTCAGCATCACTTTTCCAACAGTATTTACTCACTTCATGTCTTTGTGTCATTTTGGTAATTATTGCAGTAGTTCAGACTTTTTGTTATTGTACTTTGCTGTGGTGTTTGGTAAACACTGATTTTAAGGTATgcacatttttaaagacatttaatagATGACagtataatgtaaacataacATTCATATGCCCTAGGAAACCAAAAtatttgtgtgactcactttattgcgaTATTAGCTTTATTGCAGTGGTATCTTCAATATCTCTAATGTATGCCTCTATGTGAATATGTGAAAGCACATAGTGGACAAGTAAATGTGATTTCCATATATGTTGATTGCTGTATACACAGAAATCAGTTTCACATGGATGAAAGATTTAAATATGGAAGCAAAAATATAGAACCATAAAATGTCTAGAACTTGGAACAGGAAAGGACTTCTTAACAAGTAGTATGTGTAAACCAGACAACTAAACATTGATAAACCTGACTATGTTAAAATTAAGATATCAGACAGTAAAAATACAAGACATACTGGgagcaaatatttataatatttacaacAGCTACTACTCATAAGAACATTGCTTTCTAGAATATAAAAGCAGCTTTTCCAAATCAGTTAGAAAAGAACAACTATACCAACTTTTTAAAGTTGCAAAGAACTTAATCCTTTCACAAAAAGCTAGAGATCCAAGTTGGGCCAAGCAGAGGCTGGCTGAGATCAGGTAGAGTGGTCTTGAAGCAGAGGTGATGGTGAAAAGGCCTACGCCTTAAGACAAAAAAAGCATAAACTACAGACAATGAAAGAAAAGACTGATAATGTAGACCACATTTACGTTTAGAACTGACTCAACAAGACACCATGCAGAGTAAAGAGCCAGAATTACTGCTTCAGGAATGGCCCATAAACTATAAAAGAGGTCCAGTTTCACTGGGGAAATACAAACAGGCCACAATGAGATATATCGCATTGCAAGTTTACTGGTGAGGATGTGACAAAAAAAGGCATCTCATCCTGTACTAGAATAAGCTTGTAAATAGCACTTCAGGAAGCTAGTCCAAGTGAAGTTAAACATACACTGTACTACTCAGGAATTCCATCCTGTAGAgacaggcggctcagtggtaaagaatctgcctgccaatgtaggagacacaggaaacctgggttcgatccctggtttgggaagatctcctggcgggggaaatggcaacccactccagtattctttcctgggaaattccatggacagagaaccctggcgggctacagttcataggattgcagagttggacacgactgagcaactaagcacgcatgcagAGACATTCTTGCACATGCGCCTTAGAAAGTATGAAGAATGCTCATATCAGGGATTCTCAGATgtcgcaaagaatctgcctgccaacataggagactCGGAGACACAGGCTAcatgcctgggttggaaagatcctctggaggaagaaatggcaacccactccagtattcttatccagaaaattccatggactaaaggagcctggcaggctatagtctaagggatctaagagttggacatgactgagcacacacacatgttaacAGTATACTATctctaaaaatttgaaaaaaactcAAATGCTTAACAATGAAGTGTATTCATATGGTGGAATACTGTATTTAACATGAATGAACTTACatgcataaaaatatgaaataaggaaaataaagcaaatgaccagtttttaaaattcgGTAAAATTTGAGTATTTTAcgtaagaagacatacagatagcaaGTAAGCACGTAAAAGATCCTgaatatcattagtcattagggaaatccAATGGGATAAACTACAATGGGATACATGAGATATTTAGTTAGATTAAAATTAGTCTGACCAAACAAGTGTTGGAAAGGATATGTTGGAGTCTCTGAAACACTGCTAGGTGGAATGAagaatggtacaaccactttggaaaccagtttggcagttttaaaaaaacttaaactttttacaaaagttaaatatacacaCTTACTATGTTATCCAACCTTTCCACTCCTAAGTGTTTacctgagaggaaaaaaaaggccTATGTCCATTCAAAGCCTCACACATAAATGTTCTCTGCAGCCCCAAACTGAATACAACCTACATGTCCACCCAAACTGAAAGAATAAACAGACTGTGATCtatccatatatatgtaataaacgGCAAGTTATTCtgccagaaaaagaatggaattttgccgattgcaacatggatggattgcaacatggatggatttaaaAGGTATAAATACGGTATCGctttacttatatgtggaatctaaaaaaaataaatgagcaaatataaCAGAGAAACGGTCACAGATAAACAGAACAAACAGGTgattgccagaggggagggggacTGGGGATGAGAGAAAACGGGAGGAAATGCAAAGATCAAACAGAAAAGCTACTATTTACTACCTTActtatatttctataataaacaATTGGTTGCTCCTAACTTCTCACAACAGGCTTGATGGGCAGGGGCGTGGGATAATTACTTACTAATCAGAGAACAATTATCTTCCTTGCACACTTTTCTCTAGAAGATCATAGTAGTTTCTCCCTTTAAATCACTTATACATAACTTTCTTCCTCAGCTTTTTCTTGGTTACTGTTTTtattaactattaaaaataaggtTGTTTTCTCTCATGTCCTTTGACAGCACATACCGTTTTGCTCTAAGAAAGGTTTTGGAATCTCACTTCTGACCACCACGTAGAGGAAGCAAGGAACGCTGCCTTTCCCACATAATTTAAAAGCCAAGCAATCTCAAGTTTCAGTCGCAAAGCGACATAGCTACTCCGAAACCTCGGCAACACCACTGGGCCTTTAACAAGCCCGCCTCGCCCCAGGGCGCGCACTTCCGGCCGCGGGGGCGCTCGGGAGCTCGCCCCGCGAGCCTCCACCAACCAGGGGCTCTGCCTGGCTTACGCGAATGCGCGCGCGCACATTTGTGCGCAGGTTCGAATCTCTGCCGCCTCGCGGTTGCTCCCCAACGTCCGGCAGCGCCTCGGAGGCGGCGGCGAGAGCTGCGCGCGCGAGCTCGGCCGGATTGGctgccccgccccctccgcccTCGGCACTTTCCAGCGGCGGCCTCGCCTGGACTCGCACCTTGCCCTCCCTCACGCACTGCGCGCTCCGCCCTGGTCTTCCGCCCCCACAGCTATCGGCACTCGGCATCCCGCGCCGGGCGGGCTCCGCTCGAGCCTTCGGGGCCCATGGCCAAGCGCCGTGCGGCCGAGCCGCTGACGTTCCACGTGCCTTGGAAGCGGCTCCTGCTCTGCGACTTTCCtgaggagccgccgccgccgccgctctgGATCCCGCCGCCGGGGGCCTCGCATCCCGGGCGGCCCCTCGGCTTCCCCGAGCTGCCCCGAAAGCGTAAAATCGACGTGGGGGCTATGACTGAGCCTTCGGTTTCGCCCAGCAAGCGCCGCGACGACGGGGATACCGGTGCTCAGGGCGGCGCGGAGCGTGAGGGCCGCGGCCTGGAGACCGGCGAGTCGCAGCTGCTGCAGCCGCCCGTGCGGCCCAGCGGGCCGGGGGAGGAGCCCCGGGGTGTCCGGCCCCCGAGAGGCGGTGGCGACGATGGGGCGGGGCGCGCAGAGTCCCAGCGGGGAGAGTGGGGGGCCGCACCGCGCCAGGTAGGGGCTGGTGGTGGGCTGGGCCCTCCGacgggggttggggtgggggagaaagggTCACCCGTTGCCCGGCACTGCGCGTCCCGGGAAGGAACCTATCGTCCCCCTCTAAAGTCGTGTTTGTCACGACACCCCCGCCCAAGATGAAAAGCTGGGGTCCTCCCCATGAGAATGTACACTGACACCCCCCCTCCCCGCGTCCGAAGCAACACACCAAAGGCCCTAGAGCCCGCCTTGGGCAGCGTCTTGGTTCGTTACGACGGGCAGAGAGCACTAAGCTAAACTGGGGGGAAACAGACCGTTGGATGAGGTATACTCGTAGCCTGGCGCCTTCAGCACTTGTGTTGTCCAAGAGGGAAGCAGGGGCGTGGGTCATCACAGACGGGGGAGCTTGGTAAAGACGTTGACCGTGAACTGCGATAAGTTAAGCTCCACGACAAAAGTTCAGGGAAAGGTGGATTGCGTCTTCCTCGGTTTAACGACGATTGTTTTCTGGAATTCATGATCGATTTCTTTCTAAAGAGGGTGACCAATGTAGAAGCCACCAGTTGGACGTCCTTTTAAGGGATGGTACAGCTCTTTTGGTTGAGAGGAAGGGCCTCCGTATCTCGGGGAAAAGGCATTCTTAACGCAGTGTTAAGTCTGATCCTATGAAAAAGGATCAGAAAATTAATCTGGTTCTTAACATCAGGCATATGTATGAGGATCTTTGGAGAGTTCCGCTTCCGTGGGAAATGAGCCTGCCCCATATCTGCACATAAGATGTCTAGATAGGTGTGGCAGCCACTCGAATTGTGACACAACACCTGAGGTGTGACTTGTTCAAACTGAGATGTGCTCAAAGTGTAAAATAACACACtagatttcaaaaaattttatattgattggACATTGAAATAATTTGAAGATACTGGATTGAATAAAATACATACTTTTCAAATATGgccattcagtcagttcagttcagtacctcagtcgtgtccgaccttttgcgaccccgtagactggggcactccaggcctccctgtccgtcactaactcccggagtttactcaaactcacgtccatggagtgggtgatgccatccaaccatcttatcctctgtcatccccttctcccgccttcaatctttcccagcatcagggtcctttcaaatgagtcagttcttcgaatcaggtgaccaaagtattggagtttcagcttcagcgtcagcccttcccattgaatattcaggactgatttcctttagggtgaactggttggatttccttgcagtccaagggactctcaagtatggccattagagaattttaaataatgtttgtgACTGGCATTGTGTATTATTGGGCAGCTTTGGTCTCATCTTAGGAATTCAAGCAGCGTTTTGGCACTTACGGGTTGAACCAGGAGCTTTACAGGTAGAAGAAGCAAATGAAGAGCTGAGACTTCACCAAGTTCTCTTCAACCACTACATTGTATCATCTGCCCCACTTTTCTCCATTGTCCTAAATATCATAAGCATCGATAgtacttttcaaattctttgccaATAAAATAAGAGTAGTTTGGAAAGATCTTGTTCTGTGGTCGTCAGAAATTATCTTTTAGATATATTTATTATGATGAGCATTTCTACCCCGGGTTTTCttggaatttagaaaatgaatcctatttagacttttaaaattcaaactgcTTTTGGATGTTCAAGTCCTCTTAAGACTGAATGATAGCACTTAGTTTTAAAGTAGAATAAAGAATTACAATTTGCAGTTAAATCATGTCATACCAATGTgcaaaacctgaaaaaaaaaaaaacagaaatctagAATGATGGTCATCCAGACCTATTTGGTATGAAGGTAAGTACTGTATAGTCTGAGAACTTGACTGTTTCTGTTACCCTACCCATAAGTAGGCTTGTCTTTCCTACCAGAGTATACTGACTGCAGTATGCCACAAATTGgtaaaagggaaatgaaaatggcAGGTAggcaaaggaattttttttagtaAACTGACAGCAGATATCTGCGTAGAATCTCCTAGACGCTAGAATCTCCTATATCTTCTTCCACAGCAGTGACTACATCTAGAAGCTTTCTGCTTCCGGGACTCACTATAAGCCTGTAGCAGGGAACAAGCTTGTTTTGAGGGGTTTCTACATAAAGACTAGTCCCCTGTTCTCTTTCCCCATGAACCCATATGTTCCTTTTTTGTGTCCTGTTCCTTGAGCTGCTGCTTTGTGTAAACTTAATTTTcttcagcttctttttttctttactgccaCCAAAGATGCTTGGTTTTTGTGTTATAAGAGTCTACAGCCAAGGGAAAATAGGATATAGCAAAAACATTCTGAAGTTAAAAAGTTTTTTCAGTTCCTGCAGCAAAAGTCTTCCTGGTTCCTCTTCTCAGAGTTCAAGTCCCTATCCTTACCCTTGGGATCTCATTTAGGAAGAATTTCCTTAAATATGTCCTTTCTATATGAAGGATGAAATCTAGGCAGAATGATGGTACCTGTTTTCTGTCCTAGAATCTCAAGAGTGTTGAGTTGTTTCAGGTATTTTCTTAACTGGAGAACTAAAAACCAGGTGttacttcaatgaatattcatgtattttCTCATGTTAGAGTCGCTTTATGCAGATTCAATACTGTCAGTGCTGACCTttactgttattaatattttaaatagaaatggtGTGCTTTTAGTTTATAATGATGCAGGTTCATAGGCTTCTTGGGATATAATAACTAGCTGTATTTGGCAGTTACAGTGCTAAACTGTAATTCTCACAAGAGCAGAGTCTTGTCTTCTTTTGTCTGTGATGAAATAGACTTCAGTCAAAATCAGAGTTAATGGGTGGTGGAGTTATCATATAAATGCAGACCTGTCCTGTGGGCAAAGTTTGTGCTCTTAGCTAGTAGGTTATACTGACCTTGTTAAGGGATCTTTTTTGATTTGTGTCTTATAAGTAAGTAATTTGAACAATAGATTTTTtccaagagacagagaaataggtCATTGTTTTTAACCctgtttactttaaaatgaaatttttcttgGCATCGTTTGAGTTATTAAATTTTTATCCCAGTGTTAAGAAATTCCCAAGGGACTCTTAATTCGCTAAGCCTTAGTGTCTGAGGCACTGAATGAACTTATTGAAAAGTCCTGTGCTCTCCATTTAAGTAACTAGCAACATGTGCCTATTGAGCACTGAAATGCGGCTAGTCTGAATAGTGCTGGAAGTGTAAAATACCTGGCAGATTTTAAGCTTTTAATTACCAagacaagaaaaatgtaaaacatcacattaattttttaaaatattgactgtatcTTGAAATCATAGTGATTTTGGTTCTACTAGGTCAAGTAAAATTTTCAGATTTCAcgtttctttttactctttttttttttaactgaagataccagaaattttaaaattatatatgtggctTCTGTTATATTTCTGTTGGATACTGCTGCTGTAGCAAGTATGAACCTAAAGTACAGACATGACTTAATAGActaaatatatagatacattgATACCCATTGAAGAAAGGTGTTAACCTTCAAAGTGATCACCTTGGAGGTCTGTATATAATCGCAGTGCACAACGTATTTAGGAGAGGCTTTTGAAATTTTgtgccaatttttaaattttttagaacaTCAACTTCATAGTTACTTGGAACAGTTTTATAGCCTTTTAAGAATAAGctgttgaatttttaaaggaCTCACACTCACTTggatttatcagttttgttttattgagTTAAAAGTCATGCCTTGAACAGAATGGTATGTTTAATAAAATGATCGGTTTCAGATTTTCttgttatttaatatatttttattttaatgttttttagaaGGTTGTCAAAATATTTTAGCCTAT
It contains:
- the C18H9orf40 gene encoding uncharacterized protein C9orf40 homolog: MAKRRAAEPLTFHVPWKRLLLCDFPEEPPPPPLWIPPPGASHPGRPLGFPELPRKRKIDVGAMTEPSVSPSKRRDDGDTGAQGGAEREGRGLETGESQLLQPPVRPSGPGEEPRGVRPPRGGGDDGAGRAESQRGEWGAAPRQLSEEFWQYNTFQYWRNPLPPIDLADIEDVSEDNLIETALQGKNEVAEIDMES